Proteins encoded together in one Candidatus Lariskella endosymbiont of Epinotia ramella window:
- a CDS encoding ATP-dependent helicase, with translation MNKAQLEYPYGLNEHQMDAVSHIDGPILVLAGAGTGKTKVLTTRIAHIISLGAASPNQILAVTFTNKAASEMKSRIRSFVGDVVDGMWIGTFHSIAAKILRYHASKVGLSNNFTIIDTQDQLRIAKQILRDIGIDEKQYPPKLMLYIIGRYKDKSWTPDKVPESEVGGFARGMMRQLYAEYQNRLLSLGALDFGDLLLYNVVLFNENLDVGSYYQEKFKYILVDEYQDTNVIQYLWLRILTQSNSNICCVGDDDQAIYGWRGAEVANILRFEKDFRNAKVVRLEQNYRSTSYILNCAAQLISNNRSRHGKTLWTADSHGEMIKLYSFFNDKHEARFVADEIDVLHRLHKQPLSEVAILVRASYQTRNFEESLNAFRIPYRIVGGTKFYERTEIKDIIAYIRLLVNLDDGLALERAINIPKRGIGDATMQQIYETSKTHSISLFAAASNMVENQTIKGKTAAAILSFFEQLARWRSLLNNMNHTEVIDIMLDESGYKQMWKNQDTEESKERLDNIKELVNSIKEFPGLSTYLEHVSLLGDTDAIYNDDKVNVMTIHAAKGLEFSNVFLPGWEEGLFPSARTVSESGNTGIEEERRLAYVAITRAKERLYISYANTRSVYGSIQSSTPSRFLDELPSESCQDMSELLMKKKKDINNAQRTKQPINTQSGKKVEHNVFGTGIILNVYDSIAQVLFDRTGLKKVSIDYLKDCEE, from the coding sequence ATGAATAAAGCACAACTTGAATATCCATACGGACTAAATGAGCATCAGATGGATGCTGTTTCACACATTGACGGCCCAATACTTGTTCTTGCAGGAGCGGGCACAGGAAAAACAAAAGTGCTTACAACTAGAATAGCACACATTATATCACTTGGCGCAGCTTCACCAAATCAAATACTTGCAGTGACATTTACAAACAAAGCTGCAAGCGAGATGAAATCGAGAATCAGAAGCTTTGTTGGTGACGTTGTGGATGGAATGTGGATCGGGACTTTTCACTCTATAGCTGCAAAGATATTGCGTTACCATGCGAGTAAAGTGGGATTGTCAAATAATTTCACAATCATTGATACTCAAGACCAATTGAGAATCGCAAAACAAATTCTAAGAGATATTGGTATTGATGAAAAACAGTATCCTCCTAAACTAATGCTATACATCATCGGCAGATATAAAGATAAAAGCTGGACACCAGATAAAGTTCCAGAATCTGAAGTTGGTGGGTTTGCAAGAGGGATGATGCGCCAGCTTTATGCGGAATATCAAAATAGGTTGTTATCACTTGGTGCTTTGGATTTTGGTGATCTTCTACTATATAATGTAGTTCTTTTTAATGAAAACCTTGATGTCGGATCATATTATCAGGAAAAATTTAAGTATATACTTGTAGATGAATATCAAGATACAAATGTAATTCAGTATTTGTGGCTACGAATACTGACGCAAAGCAATAGTAACATATGCTGCGTTGGAGATGATGATCAAGCAATATATGGATGGCGCGGCGCTGAAGTTGCGAATATACTGAGATTCGAGAAAGATTTTCGCAATGCTAAAGTTGTAAGACTAGAACAAAATTATAGATCCACATCTTATATTTTAAATTGCGCCGCTCAACTCATCTCAAATAATAGATCAAGACATGGCAAAACCTTATGGACAGCAGATTCTCATGGGGAAATGATAAAGCTATACAGCTTCTTTAATGATAAGCATGAAGCAAGATTTGTAGCAGATGAGATAGATGTATTGCATAGATTACATAAACAACCACTTTCAGAAGTCGCAATCCTTGTGCGCGCGAGTTATCAAACAAGAAATTTTGAAGAAAGTTTAAACGCTTTTAGAATACCATATCGTATAGTCGGAGGTACAAAATTTTATGAGCGCACAGAAATTAAAGATATCATTGCGTACATAAGATTGCTTGTTAACTTAGATGACGGTCTTGCACTAGAGAGAGCAATCAATATTCCAAAAAGAGGAATAGGAGATGCAACAATGCAGCAAATATATGAGACATCAAAAACTCATAGTATATCTTTATTTGCAGCAGCATCCAATATGGTGGAAAATCAAACTATCAAGGGGAAAACAGCTGCCGCAATTCTATCATTTTTTGAACAACTGGCACGCTGGAGAAGTTTATTGAACAATATGAATCACACAGAAGTCATAGATATCATGCTTGACGAAAGTGGATATAAGCAAATGTGGAAGAATCAAGATACAGAAGAATCAAAAGAGCGACTGGACAATATCAAAGAATTAGTAAATAGCATTAAAGAGTTTCCAGGTTTGTCAACGTATTTAGAGCATGTAAGCCTCCTTGGAGATACAGACGCGATTTATAATGATGATAAAGTGAACGTAATGACCATACATGCCGCAAAAGGACTAGAATTTTCTAATGTTTTTCTTCCTGGATGGGAAGAAGGGTTATTCCCTAGTGCAAGAACGGTCTCAGAATCTGGAAATACCGGAATAGAAGAAGAAAGACGCCTTGCGTATGTTGCAATCACAAGAGCTAAAGAAAGACTATACATTTCATATGCAAATACCAGAAGCGTATATGGGTCAATTCAATCTTCCACGCCATCTAGATTTTTAGATGAGCTACCTAGCGAAAGCTGCCAAGATATGTCAGAACTGCTGATGAAGAAGAAAAAAGATATCAATAACGCTCAACGAACAAAACAGCCAATCAATACTCAATCTGGTAAGAAAGTAGAACATAATGTGTTCGGAACTGGAATAATCTTAAATGTATATGATAGTATAGCTCAAGTCCTATTCGATCGAACAGGTCTCAAAAAAGTTTCTATAGATTATTTGAAAGATTGTGAGGAATAA
- the uppS gene encoding polyprenyl diphosphate synthase, whose product MQKIPKHIAIIMDGNGRWALQNGLRKEEGHREGIVAAERILKASIANGVKYLTLYAFSSENWARPNSEVSNLMNLLHKYLLNNTEDLISSGVKVIFIGDKSSLDPAIQELMQIAESSSAHNKFHLVIAISYGARNEIRNAALEMCKYVISNKIEPNTITSKLFDNFMSSDIPDPDLLIRTGGERRISNFLLWQIAYTELYFSDKLWPAFSEADLIDAIKDFSSRDRRYGK is encoded by the coding sequence ATGCAAAAGATCCCTAAACATATCGCAATCATCATGGACGGAAACGGGCGCTGGGCTCTACAAAATGGACTAAGGAAGGAAGAAGGACACAGAGAGGGAATAGTAGCGGCAGAAAGAATATTAAAAGCCTCCATAGCAAATGGCGTCAAATATTTAACACTATATGCTTTCTCTTCTGAGAATTGGGCAAGACCAAATAGTGAAGTGTCAAATTTAATGAACTTGCTACATAAGTATTTACTAAATAACACAGAAGATCTAATATCCAGTGGCGTCAAAGTAATATTCATAGGAGATAAATCAAGCTTAGATCCTGCAATACAAGAATTAATGCAAATAGCTGAATCTTCCTCTGCACATAATAAATTTCACCTAGTAATTGCTATTAGTTATGGTGCAAGAAATGAAATAAGAAATGCTGCGCTCGAAATGTGTAAATACGTTATTTCAAATAAAATTGAGCCTAACACGATTACAAGCAAGTTATTTGATAACTTTATGAGTAGTGATATTCCAGATCCTGATCTGCTTATAAGAACGGGCGGCGAAAGAAGGATTAGTAACTTTCTGCTATGGCAAATTGCATATACTGAACTCTATTTTAGCGATAAACTATGGCCTGCTTTTTCTGAAGCTGATTTGATTGATGCAATTAAAGACTTTAGCTCTCGTGATAGAAGATATGGAAAATAG